In one window of Candidatus Sulfuricurvum sp. RIFRC-1 DNA:
- the murA gene encoding UDP-N-acetylglucosamine 1-carboxyvinyltransferase, producing MNYLRIQGPTKLSGTVTISGAKNAALPLITLTLLGHNPITMSNTPEVADIKTLLKLLGNLGASYTLEDHVLKIDTSTVNHTMANYDIVKTMRASILVLGPLLARFGHCEVSLPGGCAIGQRPIDLHLKAMEQMGATITIHAGYVHAIAPEGLKGAHIIFDKITVTGTANVVMAAALAHGKSVLVNCAKEPEVVQLCEILRDSGIDITGIGSSELTIIGTGGKTIDMVDFEVIPDRIEAGTYMCAAAITDSVVTLDRVRPDHLDAVTAKLEQMGCRIECTESTMTVYPASELKHVDIVTQEYPAFPTDMQAQFLALATIAKGASTIEERLFENRFMHVSELQRLGAEIKLSGHTATVIGPCDLAGADVMATDLRASSALVLAAMAAEGTTNVHRIYHLDRGYENLELKLRALGANIERLQE from the coding sequence ATGAACTATTTACGTATTCAAGGCCCTACCAAACTAAGCGGAACCGTCACCATTTCGGGCGCCAAAAATGCGGCATTGCCACTAATCACTTTAACGCTGTTGGGGCACAACCCTATCACCATGAGCAATACCCCTGAAGTCGCTGATATTAAAACTCTGCTAAAACTCCTCGGCAACCTTGGTGCGAGTTATACATTAGAAGATCATGTTCTCAAAATCGACACCTCAACCGTAAACCATACGATGGCAAACTACGACATCGTTAAAACCATGCGCGCTTCCATTCTCGTTCTCGGACCGCTCCTTGCCCGTTTCGGGCATTGTGAAGTTTCCCTTCCGGGTGGATGCGCTATCGGTCAACGTCCGATCGATTTACATCTCAAAGCAATGGAACAAATGGGTGCTACCATCACCATTCACGCGGGATACGTCCATGCGATTGCACCGGAGGGTCTTAAGGGAGCCCACATCATCTTCGATAAAATCACCGTTACCGGAACGGCAAACGTTGTCATGGCGGCGGCATTAGCACACGGTAAAAGTGTCCTCGTAAACTGTGCAAAAGAGCCTGAAGTCGTTCAACTGTGTGAAATCCTCCGAGACAGCGGTATTGATATTACCGGTATCGGAAGCTCAGAACTAACCATCATCGGTACCGGTGGAAAAACCATTGATATGGTCGATTTCGAAGTTATTCCTGATCGTATCGAAGCAGGTACTTATATGTGTGCCGCAGCGATTACCGATTCGGTTGTTACACTCGATCGTGTACGTCCCGATCATTTGGATGCTGTTACTGCGAAATTAGAGCAAATGGGATGCCGTATTGAATGCACTGAGAGTACGATGACCGTTTATCCCGCATCTGAACTCAAACACGTCGATATTGTAACCCAAGAATATCCGGCATTCCCAACCGACATGCAAGCGCAATTTTTAGCCCTTGCTACGATTGCAAAAGGAGCCAGCACGATTGAAGAGCGATTGTTTGAAAACCGCTTTATGCATGTGAGTGAGTTGCAACGTCTAGGTGCCGAGATCAAACTCAGCGGCCACACTGCAACCGTAATCGGGCCGTGTGATCTTGCCGGTGCTGATGTCATGGCAACGGATTTACGGGCATCCAGTGCACTCGTCCTTGCGGCCATGGCAGCTGAGGGAACCACCAATGTCCACCGTATCTATCACCTCGATCGCGGATATGAGAATCTTGAGCTTAAACTTCGCGCACTCGGTGCAAATATTGAGCGTCTGCA